The sequence CGCATGATCACGGCGTCGTCCACGCACTTGCCGTCGTCGGAGAAGACCCGGACGCCGGCCGCGGAGTCGTGCATCGCGCCGAGCTCGGCGAGCTTCTTGCCCTCCAGGCCGACGGTGACCGCGCCGACGGGCTGGACGTCGCAGTAGCCGGACTCCTTGCCCAGCCGCCAGACCTGCTCGACGACGCCGGCGGTGTCCGCGACGGGGAAGGTGTTGGCCATGGCGTGTACGGCGGTGAAGCCGCCGACGGCGGCCGCCTTGGTGCCGGTCAGCACGGTCTCGGAGTCCTCGCGGCCCGGCTCGCGCAGATGGGTGTGCAGGTCGACCAGGCCCGGCAGCAGGACCTTGCCGCCGGCCTCGATGACCTGCGCGCCCTCGGCGCCGAGCCCGCTCCCGACCTCCGCGATGATCTCGCCGTCGATCAGCACGTCCTGCGGTTCGCCACCGAGGACCTTCGCGCCGCGAATCAGGGTCTTGCTCATGGTTACTTGCTCTCCTCGGTGCGAGTGCTGGTGCCGTTGCCGGCGGTCAGGGCGGGCTCGTTGCCGCCCAGAAGCAGATAGAGGACGGCCATCCGGATGCTGACGCCGTTGGCGACCTGTTCGACGGCGGTGCAGCGGGGCGAGTCGGCGACCTGGGCGGTGATCTCCATGCCGCGGTTCATCGGGCCGGGGTGCATCACGATCGCGTGCTCGGGCATCCGGGCCATCCGGTCGCCGTCGAGGCCGTAGCGCCGCGCGTACTCCCGCTCGGTCGGGAAGAACGCCGCGTTCATCCGCTCGCGCTGGACGCGCAGCATCATCACCGCGTCGGACTTGGCGAGGACGGCGTCGAGGTCGTAGGAGACCTCGCAGGGCCACTGCTCCGCCCCGATCGGTACCAGCGTCGGCGGCGCGACCAGGGTGACCTCGGCGCCGAGCGTGGTCAGCAGGTGGACGTTGGAGCGGGCGACCCGGCTGTGCAGGATGTCGCCGACGACGGTGATGCGGCGGCCGGCGAGGTCCTGGCCCAGTCCCGCGTCGGCGCCGACGAGCCGGCGGCGCATCGTGAAGGCGTCCAGCAGTGCCTGGGTGGGGTGTTCGTGGGTGCCGTCACCGGCGTTGACCACGGAGCCGCCGATCCAGCCGGAGGTCGCCAGGCGGTGCGGGGCGCCGGAGTCGTGGTGCCGGATGACGACGGCGTCCGCGCCCATCGCCTCCAGGGTGAGGGCGGTGTCCTTGAGCGACTCGCCCTTGGAGACCGACGACCCCTTTGCGGAGAAGTTGATGACATCGGCGGAGAGGCGCTTCGCCGCGGCCTCGAAGGAGATACGGGTGCGGGTCGAGTCCTCGAAGAAGAGGTTGACGACGGTGCGTCCGCGCAGGGTGGGGAGCTTCTTGATCGGCCGGTCGGCGACCCGGGCCATCTCCTCGGCGGTGTCGAGGATCAGGACGGCGTCGTCGCGCGTGAGATCGGCGGCCGAGATGAGGTGACGCTTCATCCGGTTTTCTCCGTGAGTGAAGGAGGTGTACGGGAATATCCGTCGAGCGGGCATGCCTGCGGACCCGGGGTCACCGGGTCCGTGCGCGGTGCGCTATCGCTCGCCGGCCGGGGCGGGGTGCTTCACGCCGAGCAGCACGGCGTCCCGGCCGTCCTCCTCGGTGAGCTGGACCTTGACCGTCTCCCGCAGCGACGTGGGGAGGTTCTTGCCTACGTAGTCGGCACGGATCGGCAGTTCGCGGTGGCCGCGGTCGACGAGGACCGCCAGCTGTACGGCGCGCGGCCGCCCGATGTCGCCCAGCGCGTCCAGCGCGGCGCGGATGGTGCGGCCGGAGAAGAGCACATCGTCGACGAGCAGGACTACGCGTCCTTCGATGCCGTCGGCGGGGATGTCCGTGCGGGCGAGCGTGCGGGCCGGGCCCAGGCGCAGGTCGTCGCGGTACATCGTGATGTCGAGCGAGCCGACCGGGACCGTGCGGCCGGTGATCTCTTCGAGCTTGGCGGCGAGCCGCCGGGCGAGGAAAACGCCACGGGTGGGGATCCCCAGGAGCACCACATCGTCCGCGCCCTTGGCGCGCTCGACGATCTCGTGGGCGATACGGGTGAGCATCCGCGCGATGTCCGGGCCTTCGAGCACCGGGCGTGCGGGGAGCCGATCCGTCGTGTCGGCACTGCTTGCGTCCATATGAAACGGACCTCCTTCTCCGCCTCACGGGACGGACCTTAAAGGACGTCGGAATTACGCAGCCCAGGCTATCAGGACCCCTCACCGGAGCGGTCCGCACCCCTGACGGGTGAGGGTCTGCCCCGTTCCGCTTGACGAAGTCAGATTACGCTGCGTAACCTCACAGTGAGTTACCAGCCCGCGGCGGAGCCGCATGTCGATACAGCCGTCTGGGGAGTTTTATGTCCAGCGAATACGCCAAACAGCTCGGGGCCAAGCTCCGCGCCATCCGCACCCAGCAGGGCCTTTCTCTCCACGGCGTCGAGGAGAAGTCCCAGGGCCGCTGGAAGGCCGTGGTGGTCGGTTCGTACGAGCGCGGCGACCGCGCCGTGACCGTGCAGCGCCTTGCCGAGCTGGCGGACTTCTACGGCGTTCCGGTGCAGGAACTGCTGCCGGGGACGACACCGGGCGGAGCGGCCGAGCCGCCGCCGAAGCTGGTGCTCGACCTGGAGCGCCTGGCCCATGTCCCGCAGGAGAAGGCCGGCCCGCTGCAGCGCTACGCCGCCACCATCCAGAGCCAGCGCGGTGACTACAACGGCAAGGTCCTCTCGATCCGCCAGGACGACCTGCGCACCCTCGCGGTCATCTACGACCAGTCGCCCTCGGTGCTGACCGAGCAGCTGATCAGCTGGGGCGTGCTGGACGCGGAAGCGCGCCGTGCCGTGCAGCACGACGAGATCTGATCCACCGCACCACCTGCAGAAACGTGCCGCCGCTCCGGGTCTCCGGGGCGGCGGTTTCTGCGTACCGGCGCACAGACGGCGCACACCGGCGGCGCACAATGCGCCAGGAGAGCCCCCGTACGGCGTTCTGCGGGCATGCGAAGGGCCCGGAGCACTGGCCTTCGCTCCGGGCCCGTTCACACGCTCTGCCGACCGCCTACTGCGCCTCGCGCCGCAGGCTCGGCTTCAGCTCCTTGAACCGGCCGAGGAGGCCGTTGACGAAAGCCGGGGAGTCGTCCGTGGAGAACTCCCTGGCGAGCTGCACGGCTTCGTCGATCGCCACCGCGTCCGGCGTCTCGTCCACCCACAGCAGTTCATGGGCGCCGAGCCGCACGATGCTGCGGTCGGCCGCCGGCATCCGGTCCAGGTCCCAGTCGACCGCGTAGGTGGAAATCAGCTCGTCGATCCGGGCGACATGGTCCGCGTACCCCTCGACCAACTGCAGGGTGTATTCGTTCACCGGCGGCTGCCGTGGGTCGGTCCGGGCGTGCCGCATCCAGTCCGCGAGCACGGACTGCACATCGGCACCGCGCTGGTCGGCCTCGAAGAGAATCTGGAAGGCGCGCTTACGGGCCTTGGTACGGGCAGCCACGGTTAGCTGTTCACCCGGCCGAGGTAGTCGCCGGTGCGGGTGTCGACCTTGATCTTCTCGCCCTCGGTGATGAAGAGCGGCACCTGGATCTCGTAGCCGGTCTCCAGCGTGGCGGGCTTGGAGCCGCCGGTGGAGCGGTCGCCCTGGACGCCGGGCTCGGTGTGCTGGATGACGAGCTCGACGGCAGCCGGCAGCTCGACGTAGAGCACCTCGCCCTCGTGCTGCGCCACGACGGCCTCGAAGCCCTCGAGGAGGAAGTTCGCGGCGTCACCGACGGCCTTGCGGTCGACCATCAGCTGGTCGTAGGTGTCCATGTCCATGAAGACGAAGTACTCGCCGTCCATGTACGAGAACTGCATCCCGCGCTTGTCGACAGTGGCCGTCTCGACCTTCACGCCGGCGTTGAAGGTCTTGTCCACCACCTTGCCGGAGAGCACGTTCTTCAGCTTGGTGCGGACGAAGGCCGGGCCCTTACCGGGCTTGACGTGCTGGAACTCGACGACGGACCAGAGCTGGCCCCCTTCGAGCTTGAGCACCAGGCCGTTCTTGAGGTCGTTCGTGGAAGCCACGGTTGCGGAATCTCCTGGACTGCAGGTTGTGGGTACCTCGGAGCCGTACGCCGCAAGCCGTGGGGCTCACAGCGCGAGCAGCTCCTTGGTCGTGATCGTGAGTAGCTCGGGCCCGCCGTCCGCCTCGGGGCGGACGACGAGTGTGTCGTCGATCCGGACACCCCCGCGGCCCGGGATGTGAACCCCCGGCTCGACGGTGACCGGCACGCAAGCGTCCAGTTTACCCATGGCGGCAGGGGACAATTGAGGGTCCTCGTCGATTTCGAGCCCCACACCGTGCCCGGTCCATGCTCCCAGCCGCTCCCCGTACCCCGCGGCGTCCAGCACATGGCGGGTCACCCGGTCCACCTCGCGGCACTCCACATCCGGCGCAAGCGCCTCGCGCCCGGCCCGCTGGGCTGCGAAAACGAGATCGTACAGCTCGATCTGCCAGTCCGAGGGCGTGGTGCCGATGACGAAGGTCCGGCCGATCTCACAGCGGTATCCGCGGTAACTGGCGCCCAGGCAGAGGCTGAGGAAGTCACCCTCCTCGACCCGCCGGTCGGTGGGCAGATGCCCGGGGCGGCCGGCGTTCGGGCCGGTCGCGACGGACGTGGGGAAGGCCGGGCCGTCCGCGCCGTGGTCCACCAGCCGGCGTTCCAGTTCCAGTGCCAGATGCCGCTCGGTGCGGCCGACCAGGATCGATTCCAGGAGTTCCCCCAGGGCCTGGTCGGTGATCTCCGCGGCGATCCGCAGACAGGCGATCTCGTCGTCGTCCTTCACCAGCCGCTGCGCCTCGACCGCGCAGGCCAGGTCGGTCAGCCGCAGCCGGGGCGCGACCTGCGAGAGCGCACGGTGCCGGGTGACGGTGAGGTGGTGCTCCTCGACGGCCAGGGTGTCCGCGCCGGCCGTCGCGGCGAGGTCGGCGCCGGCCACGACCGGGTCGCCGCCACGGGTCGGCAGCACCGACACCCGTACGTCATCGGCCGGCCGGCCCTCGGCGGGATCACCGCTCAGCGGCATGCCGCACAGCAGCACCTCGTCGGCCGGGGCGAGCAGCAGCGCGGCGCCGGGCGGCGCGCAGCCGGTGAGGTAGCGGACGTTCGCGGGGCGCGAGATCAGTGCGGCGGCACTTCCGGCCCCGGCTACGCGGTCGCGCAGCCGCGTGCGCCGGGCCGCGTACAACTCGGACATATCACGAGCGTACGGCGGCTCCTCCGGGGCGGCCGGTCGAGCGGGGCCGCCCGGGGGACCGGGCTGCCGCGGCCGTTACCAGCTCGGCGGGCTGGCGATGCTGCGGGCGACGACGTCGTCCAGCACCCGCACCGTCGTGGCGACGTCGTGCTGGGAGTTGTCGATGATCGGCAGGCCGGAGCCGTACCAGCCGGCCATCCGCCCGTGGATCCTCGCCACCTCTTCGTCGGACAGCCGGCGGTTGCCGCTGCGCCGGGCGTTGCGCTCCAGGACGATCTCCAGGCCGGGCAGCAGCACGATCGGCAGCAGGCCGGGGCCCACGTGACGCTTCCAGCCGCCCAGACCGATGACCGGCCGGTCGGGGAAGACGGCGTCGTCGAGGATGCAGGAGATGCCGTTGGCAAGGAAGTTGCGGGCCGCGAAGCCGCAGGTGCGGCGGGCGAGGCGGTACTGCGCCTCGGAGTGGTCGTTCCAGCCGGCCTGCGGGTCGGCGAAGCCGGACCGGACCCATTCGCGGACGTCGTCGAGGCTGATGTGCGCGGTCGGCACCCGGCGGGTGTCGGCCCAGTGGCGCGCCACGCTGGTCTTCCCGGCCCCGGCCGGGCCGATGAGCAGCACCGCGACGGCCGCATGCGCGGCGTCCGGCGCCGTGGTGTCGGTGGGCGGGCTGGGCAGCGGCACCGGGGCGCCGGGGGGCAGCTGGACATGGCCGGTGATGTCCGTGCTGTGCGGCACGGGCGGGGCCTGCTGGGGCACGGGCCCGTGCCCGCCCTGGCCGGAGGCCGGCTGCTGCGCGGGCGGCGGCGGAGCGGCCGGGGCCGGCGGCGAGGCGGGCGGGGTGTGCTGTCCCGGGTGGGGCGTCCAGTTCATGGCGGCGCCGGGTGATGCCTGCCCGTGGGGCGGTGGCAGCGGAGCCCCCACTGCGTAGTGCATCCGGTGGCTCTCCGTCTCGTGCGGTCGACTCGTGCGGTCGATGTGGTGCGGTGCTCCTCCGGCTCGCGCCGGGTCGGGTGCCCCAGGCGCGCCCGGGGCTCGGCTGCCCGGTGCGCCCGACGGCAACCCGGCGGCCCCAAGGGGCCGTTGTGCCCCACGGCCGTCGGCGTGGGCGGGTGCTGCTGCGAACGGTACCCTCCCGGATGCGGAAGGGGCGCCCGCTGCCCCGGGCGCTCGGTGCGGGAACGGCCGGGGGCGGGACAAGGTGCCCGAGGGGCGTCAGCCGTTCAGTTCCTCGGCCAGCGCACGGAGCGCGAGACGGTAGGAGCCGATGCCGAAGCCGGCGACCGTGCCGCTGGCGACGGCCGCGAGGACCGAGTTGTGGCGGAACTCCTCGCGCGCGTACGGGTTCGAGATGTGCACCTCGATCAGCGGGGCGGTGCGCTGGGCGGCCGCGTCCCGCATGCCGTACGAATAGTGCGTGAAGGCACCGGGGTTGATGACGACCGGGAGGGATCCGTCGGCGGCCTCGTGCAGCCAGCGGATCATCTCGCCCTCGTCGTTGGTCTCCCGGACCTCGGCCTCGAAGCCCAGCTCCTTGCCGAGCCGGGCACACTCCGCGACCAGTCCGGCGTAGGAGGTGGCGCCGTAGACCTCGGGCTCACGGGAGCCCAGCCGCCCGAGGTTGGGCCCGTTGAGGACGAGCACCCGACGGGTCATGCCGCGATCTCCGCGTGGGCGGCGAGCAGCATCGCCGGGTCCGGGCCCTCCAGGACGGTCGGCTTGGCGAGGCCGTCCAGGACGATGAAGCGCAGCCGGTCGCCGCGGGACTTCTTGTCGACCTTCATCGTCTCCAGCAGCTTGGGCCACTGGTCGCCGCGGTAGGTCAGCGGCAGCCCGACGGACTCCAGCACGGAGCGGTGCCGGTCGGCGGTGGCGTCGTCCAGGCGGCCGGCGATCCGGCCGAGCTCGGCGGCGAAGACCATGCCGACGGAGACGGCCGCGCCGTGCCGCCAGTTGTAGCGCTCGTTCTTCTCGATGGCGTGCGCGAGGGTGTGGCCGTAGTTGAGGATTTCGCGCAGGCCGGACTCCTTGAGGTCCGCGGAGACGACCTCGGCCTTGACCCGGATGGCCCGCTCGATCAGCTCGGCGGTGTGCGCACCGTCCGGGCGCTTGGCGGCCTCCGGGTCCGACTCGATCAGTTCGAGGATCGCCGGGTCGGCGATGAAGCCGGCCTTGATGACCTCGGCCAGACCGGAGACGTAGTCGTTGACCGGCAGCGAGTCCAGCGCGGCCAGGTCACAGAGCACCCCGGCCGGCGGGTGGAAGGCGCCGACGAGGTTCTTGCCCTCGGCGGTGTTGATGCCGGTCTTGCCGCCGACCGCCGCGTCCACCATGCCCAGCACGGTCGTCGGCACCGCGATCCAGCGCACCCCGCGCAGCCAGGTCGCGGCGACGAAGCCGGCCAGGTCGGTGGTGGCGCCGCCGCCGACGCCGACGATCACATCGCTGCGGGTGAAGCCGGACTGGCCGAGCGCCTTCCAGCAGTACGCCGCGACCTCGGCGGTCTTGGACTCCTCGGCGTTCGGCAGCTGGATGGCGACGGCCTCGTAGCCCTGGGAGGCCAGGTCCTCGCGCAGCGCCTCGCCGGTGGCGGCCAGCGCCTCGGGGTGCAGCACCGCCACCCGCCCGCCCGTCGCCCGCCGCCGCCCCGAGTCGAGGCGCTCCGCGCCACTGTGACTCCCACCACCGATCAGGCCCGCGAGTTCGCCGAGCAGCTGCCGCCCGACAAGCACCTCGTACGGGTCGGTGCCCGCCGTGCCGCCGACCTGGATACGGGTGGCCTGCTCCGTCATGCCTGTTCCTCCCTGTGGGCGGCCCGCGGGCGGTGTCCCGCGGCCGGCCGTAGCTCCAAAGCGTCCAGGATCGCCTCGGCGACCTGCTCGGGGGTGCGCTCCCCCGTTTCGATCACGGCGCGCGCGGCCGCGGTGTACAGCGGGCGGCGGTGCTCCATCAGCTCGCGCCACTGCTTGCGCGGGTTGACGGCCAGCAGCGGGCGGGGCGCGTCCAGGCCCACCCGCTTGACGGCGTCGGCGAGTTGTACGTCCAGGAAGACCACCGGCAGCCCGGTCAGCAGCGTGCGGGTGCCGTCGTCCAGGATCGCGCCGCCGCCGAGCGAGAGCACCCCGGGGTGGCTCTCCAGCGCCTCGCGCACCGCCGTCCGCTCCAGCCCGCGGAAGTACGGCTCGCCCTCGTCGATGAAGATCTCGGCGACCGGCCGGCCGGCCGTGGCCACGATGTCGGCGTCGGTGTCCCGGTAGCCGACGCCCAGCCGCTCGGCCAGCAACGCGCCCACCGTCGACTTGCCGGCCCCGGGCGGGCCGATCAGCACGACGACCGGCGACGTCATCGGATCGCCAGGTGATCGAGGTAGGTCTGCACATTGCGGCGGGTCTCCGGCACGCTGTCGCCGCCGAACTTCTCCACCACCGCGTCCGCCAGGACCAGGGCCACCATCGCCTCGGCGACGATGCCCGCGGCCGGCACGGCGCAGACGTCCGAGCGCTGGTGGTGCGCCTTGGCCGCCTCACCGGTGCTCACATCGATGGTCGCCAGCGCCTTCGGCACCGTCGCGATCGGCTTCATCGCGGCACGCACCCGCAGCAGCTCGCCGGTGGTCAGCCCGCCCTCGGTGCCGCCGGAGCGGCCCGAGCTGCGCTTGATGCCGTCGTCGGTCGAGACGATCTCGTCATGGGCCTTCGAGCCGGGCACCCGCGCCAGGTCGAAGCCATCGCCGACCTCGACGCCCTTGATCGCCTGGATGCCCATGAGGGCGGCGGCCAGCCGGGCGTCCAGGCGCCGGTCCCAATGGACGTGTGAGCCCAGGCCCACCGGCACGCCGTACGACAGCACCTCGACCACGCCGCCGAGGGTGTCGCCGTCCTTGTGGGCCTGGTCGATCTCGGCGACCATCGCCTTGCTCGCGTCCGCGTCCAGGCAGCGCACCGGGTCGGCGTCCAGCCGCTCGACATCGGAGGGCTTCGGGTAGACCCCGTACGGGGCCTTGGCCGCGCCCAGCTCGACGACGTGCGAGACGATCTCGATACCGGCCGTCTCCTTGAGGAAGGAGCGGGCCACCGCGCCCAGGGCGACCCGGGCGGCGGTCTCGCGGGCGGAGGCGCGCTCCAGGATCGGGCGGGCCTCGTCGAAGCCGTACTTCTGCATACCGGCGAGGTCGGCGTGGCCGGGGCGGGGACGGGTCAGCGGCGCGTTACGGGCGAGTGCGGCCAGCTCCTCCGGGTCCACCGGGTCGGCCGCCATCACCTGCTCCCACTTGGGCCACTCGGTGTTGCCGACCATCACGGCCACCGGCGAGCCCAGCGACAGGCCGTGCCGCACCCCGCCCAGGAACGTGATCTCGTCCTGCTCGAACTTCATCCGGGCACCGCGGCCATAGCCGAGCCGGCGCCGGGCCAGGGCGTCCGCCACCAGTTCCGTGGTGATCGGGACTCCGGCCGGAAGGCCTTCCAGCGTCGCCACGAGTGCGGGGCCGTGCGACTCCCCCGCCGTCAGCCAGCGCAACCTGCTCAACGGTGCTCCTCATGTACTGCTCATCCGCGTACGGTCTTCCCCCGATCCTCCCACGTCGCGCGCGAGGGGCGGCGCCCAGTCCAGGGGGCGGACCGGGCGCGGGCGGACAGGCCGGACGGACCGGGCGGGGCCGGACGGTCAGCGGGCGGCGAGCGCCGCCTCTCCGGCCTTGCGCATCGCGACCAGGGGTGCCGGGGACCGCCCCGTCATCTGCTCCACCTGCAGTACGGCCTGGTGGACCAGCAGGTCGAGGCCGCCCACCACCCCGCCGCCGCGGGCGGCCCAGGCGGTGGCCAGCGTCGTCGGCCAGGGCTCGTAGAGGACGTCGAAGAGCGTGCCGGGCCGGTCGGGGACGGCGGCGGCGAGCGCGTCGGTGGTGCCCGCCGGGGTGGTCGCGATGGTCAGCGGCGCCTCGAAGGCCGCCGCGGCGTCCTCCCAGGCGGCGGTGCGGACCATGACGCCCAGCCGCTCGCCCCAGCCGCGCATCTCGTCGGCGCGTGCCCGGCTGCGGACGTATGCGGTGACCTCACCGGTGCAGATGCGGGAGAGCGCGGCCAGCGCCGAGGAGGCGGTGGCGCCGGCGCCCAGCACCGACGCCCGCCCGACCTGCCGCACTCCGCGTTCGCGCAGCGCGGCGAGCATGCCGGGGATGTCGGTGTTGTCGCCGAGGCGGCGCCCGTCGGCGGCGAGGACGACGGTGTTCACCGCCTCGACCGAGGACGCCGTGGGGCTGATCTCGTCGAGCAGCGGGATCACCGCCCGCTTGAGCGGCATGGTCAGCGACAGGCCCGCCCAGGTGGCGTCCAGGCGCTCCATGAAGGCGGGCAGCGCCGCTTCGTCGACCTCGTGGCGGTCGTAGGTCCAGTCGCTCAGCCCGAGTTCCCGGTAGGCGGCGCGGTGCAGCACCGGCGAGAGGGAATGGGCAATCGGGGATCCGAGCACCGCGGCTCGACGGGTGGCGCTCATTGCTTGTTTTTCTCTTGTTCCTTTTCGTAGATGCGCCGGTTTCGCTCGTGCTCTTCGTTCGTCTCGGCGAACAGCGTCTTTTCCGGGTTGATCGAGACGAAGTAGTACCAATTGCCCTTGGCCGGGGCGATGGCCGACTTGAGCGCCACTTCACCCGGGTTGCCGATCGGGCCCGGCGGCAGTCCCTTGAACTTGTAGGTGTTGTAGGGATCGTTGAAATTGCGCAGGTTGTCGACGGAGCCGGTGTCCAGCGTGCTCTGGGATTTCGCGTAATTCACCGTCGAGTCGAAGTCCAGCAGGCCGTACGTCTCGGTGTTGTTCGGCTTGAGACGGTTGTAGACGACGCGCGCGACCTTGACGAAGTCATGCTTGTACTTGCCTTCGGCCTGCGTGAGGCTCGCGACGGTCAGCAGCTGCATCGGCGAGTCGAGCTTGAGCGAGCGGGCCTTTCCTTCCAGGTCGTACTTCGTGTAGACCTGGTTCGCCCGCGCCACCATCTGCTTGAGGACCTCGGCCGGTTTCGTCTTTCCGCCGACGCTGTAGGTCGACGGGTAGAGGAATCCCTCCAGCGGGTCCTTTATCTTCGGCGAGTTGTTGGCCCACGACGGCAGCCCGAGGCTCTTGACGTCGCTCTTCGCCACGTCCTTGGTCGTGCCTGCCTTGATGCGCAGCTTTTGGTCGATGAGTTTGTAGACGTCGCCGGCCCGGAGCCCTTCACGGATCGTGAGGCCGTTACGGCTCTTGGGATCGAGCATCATCTCGATGGCCGCGGCGCCCGACATCTGCTTGCGCAGGGTGTACGTCCCCGGCTGCAGGCTCTTCGCCTTCTGGTTCTCGTCGGCCGCCTCGGTAAAGGCACCGGGGCT is a genomic window of Streptomyces sp. Edi2 containing:
- a CDS encoding aspartate carbamoyltransferase catalytic subunit, whose translation is MKRHLISAADLTRDDAVLILDTAEEMARVADRPIKKLPTLRGRTVVNLFFEDSTRTRISFEAAAKRLSADVINFSAKGSSVSKGESLKDTALTLEAMGADAVVIRHHDSGAPHRLATSGWIGGSVVNAGDGTHEHPTQALLDAFTMRRRLVGADAGLGQDLAGRRITVVGDILHSRVARSNVHLLTTLGAEVTLVAPPTLVPIGAEQWPCEVSYDLDAVLAKSDAVMMLRVQRERMNAAFFPTEREYARRYGLDGDRMARMPEHAIVMHPGPMNRGMEITAQVADSPRCTAVEQVANGVSIRMAVLYLLLGGNEPALTAGNGTSTRTEESK
- the pyrR gene encoding bifunctional pyr operon transcriptional regulator/uracil phosphoribosyltransferase PyrR — translated: MDASSADTTDRLPARPVLEGPDIARMLTRIAHEIVERAKGADDVVLLGIPTRGVFLARRLAAKLEEITGRTVPVGSLDITMYRDDLRLGPARTLARTDIPADGIEGRVVLLVDDVLFSGRTIRAALDALGDIGRPRAVQLAVLVDRGHRELPIRADYVGKNLPTSLRETVKVQLTEEDGRDAVLLGVKHPAPAGER
- the bldD gene encoding transcriptional regulator BldD, with product MSSEYAKQLGAKLRAIRTQQGLSLHGVEEKSQGRWKAVVVGSYERGDRAVTVQRLAELADFYGVPVQELLPGTTPGGAAEPPPKLVLDLERLAHVPQEKAGPLQRYAATIQSQRGDYNGKVLSIRQDDLRTLAVIYDQSPSVLTEQLISWGVLDAEARRAVQHDEI
- the nusB gene encoding transcription antitermination factor NusB produces the protein MAARTKARKRAFQILFEADQRGADVQSVLADWMRHARTDPRQPPVNEYTLQLVEGYADHVARIDELISTYAVDWDLDRMPAADRSIVRLGAHELLWVDETPDAVAIDEAVQLAREFSTDDSPAFVNGLLGRFKELKPSLRREAQ
- the efp gene encoding elongation factor P, which produces MASTNDLKNGLVLKLEGGQLWSVVEFQHVKPGKGPAFVRTKLKNVLSGKVVDKTFNAGVKVETATVDKRGMQFSYMDGEYFVFMDMDTYDQLMVDRKAVGDAANFLLEGFEAVVAQHEGEVLYVELPAAVELVIQHTEPGVQGDRSTGGSKPATLETGYEIQVPLFITEGEKIKVDTRTGDYLGRVNS
- a CDS encoding aminopeptidase P family protein → MSELYAARRTRLRDRVAGAGSAAALISRPANVRYLTGCAPPGAALLLAPADEVLLCGMPLSGDPAEGRPADDVRVSVLPTRGGDPVVAGADLAATAGADTLAVEEHHLTVTRHRALSQVAPRLRLTDLACAVEAQRLVKDDDEIACLRIAAEITDQALGELLESILVGRTERHLALELERRLVDHGADGPAFPTSVATGPNAGRPGHLPTDRRVEEGDFLSLCLGASYRGYRCEIGRTFVIGTTPSDWQIELYDLVFAAQRAGREALAPDVECREVDRVTRHVLDAAGYGERLGAWTGHGVGLEIDEDPQLSPAAMGKLDACVPVTVEPGVHIPGRGGVRIDDTLVVRPEADGGPELLTITTKELLAL
- a CDS encoding Pro-rich N-terminal domain-containing protein, translated to MHYAVGAPLPPPHGQASPGAAMNWTPHPGQHTPPASPPAPAAPPPPAQQPASGQGGHGPVPQQAPPVPHSTDITGHVQLPPGAPVPLPSPPTDTTAPDAAHAAVAVLLIGPAGAGKTSVARHWADTRRVPTAHISLDDVREWVRSGFADPQAGWNDHSEAQYRLARRTCGFAARNFLANGISCILDDAVFPDRPVIGLGGWKRHVGPGLLPIVLLPGLEIVLERNARRSGNRRLSDEEVARIHGRMAGWYGSGLPIIDNSQHDVATTVRVLDDVVARSIASPPSW
- the aroQ gene encoding type II 3-dehydroquinate dehydratase, translating into MTRRVLVLNGPNLGRLGSREPEVYGATSYAGLVAECARLGKELGFEAEVRETNDEGEMIRWLHEAADGSLPVVINPGAFTHYSYGMRDAAAQRTAPLIEVHISNPYAREEFRHNSVLAAVASGTVAGFGIGSYRLALRALAEELNG
- the aroB gene encoding 3-dehydroquinate synthase — translated: MTEQATRIQVGGTAGTDPYEVLVGRQLLGELAGLIGGGSHSGAERLDSGRRRATGGRVAVLHPEALAATGEALREDLASQGYEAVAIQLPNAEESKTAEVAAYCWKALGQSGFTRSDVIVGVGGGATTDLAGFVAATWLRGVRWIAVPTTVLGMVDAAVGGKTGINTAEGKNLVGAFHPPAGVLCDLAALDSLPVNDYVSGLAEVIKAGFIADPAILELIESDPEAAKRPDGAHTAELIERAIRVKAEVVSADLKESGLREILNYGHTLAHAIEKNERYNWRHGAAVSVGMVFAAELGRIAGRLDDATADRHRSVLESVGLPLTYRGDQWPKLLETMKVDKKSRGDRLRFIVLDGLAKPTVLEGPDPAMLLAAHAEIAA
- a CDS encoding shikimate kinase, with amino-acid sequence MTSPVVVLIGPPGAGKSTVGALLAERLGVGYRDTDADIVATAGRPVAEIFIDEGEPYFRGLERTAVREALESHPGVLSLGGGAILDDGTRTLLTGLPVVFLDVQLADAVKRVGLDAPRPLLAVNPRKQWRELMEHRRPLYTAAARAVIETGERTPEQVAEAILDALELRPAAGHRPRAAHREEQA
- the aroC gene encoding chorismate synthase produces the protein MSRLRWLTAGESHGPALVATLEGLPAGVPITTELVADALARRRLGYGRGARMKFEQDEITFLGGVRHGLSLGSPVAVMVGNTEWPKWEQVMAADPVDPEELAALARNAPLTRPRPGHADLAGMQKYGFDEARPILERASARETAARVALGAVARSFLKETAGIEIVSHVVELGAAKAPYGVYPKPSDVERLDADPVRCLDADASKAMVAEIDQAHKDGDTLGGVVEVLSYGVPVGLGSHVHWDRRLDARLAAALMGIQAIKGVEVGDGFDLARVPGSKAHDEIVSTDDGIKRSSGRSGGTEGGLTTGELLRVRAAMKPIATVPKALATIDVSTGEAAKAHHQRSDVCAVPAAGIVAEAMVALVLADAVVEKFGGDSVPETRRNVQTYLDHLAIR
- a CDS encoding shikimate dehydrogenase, whose product is MSATRRAAVLGSPIAHSLSPVLHRAAYRELGLSDWTYDRHEVDEAALPAFMERLDATWAGLSLTMPLKRAVIPLLDEISPTASSVEAVNTVVLAADGRRLGDNTDIPGMLAALRERGVRQVGRASVLGAGATASSALAALSRICTGEVTAYVRSRARADEMRGWGERLGVMVRTAAWEDAAAAFEAPLTIATTPAGTTDALAAAVPDRPGTLFDVLYEPWPTTLATAWAARGGGVVGGLDLLVHQAVLQVEQMTGRSPAPLVAMRKAGEAALAAR